A segment of the Gammaproteobacteria bacterium genome:
CCGTGCTATTGGCCGCCTCTCTAACTCTAAAATGACGGTAATGATTAACGGTGAGTCGGGTACTGGAAAGGAGCTGGTTGCCCAGGCACTGCACCGGCACAGCCCGCGTACAAAGATGCCATTTATTGCGCTCAATACCGCCGCAATACCCAAAGATTTACTGGAGTCAGAGTTGTTTGGCCACGAGCGCGGGGCATTCACCGGCGCACAAAGCCAACGTAAAGGCCGCTTCGAACAAGCCGATGGCGGCACACTTTTTCTCGATGAGATTGGTGACATGCCGGCAGAGTTACAGACACGCCTACTCAGGGTGCTTGCAGATGGTGAGTTTTATCGCGTAGGTGGCCATACCCCCATCAAGGTCGATGTGCGAATTATTGCTGCAACCCATCAGCACCTTGAAAACCATGTGGCAAAAGGGCTGTTTCGTGAAGATCTTTTTCACCGCCTGAATGTCATCCGCATTCATATTCCATCGTTACGCGACCGCCGCGAAGATATTCCACTGCTGGCACAGCACTTTCTGCAAAGTGCTGCCAACGAGCTGGAAGTTGAACCTAAAATACTCGACAAAGCGGCCGCTAGCTTTATTACCCGGCTCGATTGGCCGGGCAATGTGCGGCAGATAGAGAACGCCTGTCGCTGGTTAACTGTGATGTCTCCCGGGCAGGTAATCACTGTTGAAGACCTACCGCCCGAACTGCGCGAAGAGAGCCTCTCAAAAAACAGCCATAATGAAGATTGGGAAAACGTACTGCGCCGTTGGGCTACTCATCAACTACAAGAAGGAAACAGTGCATTGCTGGACGAGGCAACACCCCGTTTTGAAAAGATAATGATTGAAACAGCGCTGACACACAGCGGTGGGCACCGACAAGATGCCGCCAAGTTACTCGGCTGGGGCCGCAATACGCTTACTCGAAAGATCAAAGAGTTGGGGCTGGAGTCATCCTAATTGGGTGGTTTTATATGGCCTCACGTCTCACGTCTCACGCCTCAGCTCAGCCCGCTAATTGAGACTCCCTAATCCCCCGATAGAAACCGTATGCTGCACAAGCTCTTGATTCCACAGCAAAACAAAAAATAGCCGCTGAACCTGCAGGTGCGACTAATATTTTTAGTTTCACTGTGAAGCCAATATCTTACACATCATCTCGCGTTTCTATCGGGGGGTTAGGGAGGTTACAATGCTATTGCCAAGCTGAAAAAACCTGCTATATTAGAATATTATTATATTGTAATATTCGGGAGTAAACTCATGATTACACATATCACACGCACCATGGCAGGTACATTTATTCTACTATCCCTGCTGTTAGGGGTAGAGAGTAGCCCAGTTTTTCAGCACCAGAACTGGTTGTGGCTGACGCTGTTTGTCGGTATAAACCTGTTTCAAAGTGGCCTCACTCACTGGTGTCTGATGGACAAAATTTTAGCAAAGATGGGTTTTTCTAAGTAATAAATGAAGATACTGAGAGCCATCCCAGCATCTCTTCTACTCATTCGAGCACTGCACCATTAGTCACTTCGAGGGTGCTGCCACCATTCGCAATGAAGCTGCCGATCTGGCCCTGCATTTCGCTAAAGACTTGTGCGGAGAGCGGGTCTTCGCTGCCAAGAGCATCATTGGGGGTGAGTAAGGAACTATGGTGGCCTGCATTGAAGCGGGTTATGGTTTGCAGGCTGACCGCACTGGATGTGGACGTGGTGACGGTAAGTCCCATGGCGCGCCATAGTGGGTCGGTGCCAGCGGTCGGTGAGGGTACGGTACCCGCTACATTCAGAACATCATTGGGAATTACCTGATCTGGTGGTGAGCTGTTCCCCCCGACCACCTCAATCATATGAATTCCATACCCTGTCAGCTGTGTATAATTTAGCGGGTCAGCTGAGTCGAGAACCATCTGGGTTGCCGCCATAAAACCTTCGTACTCACTACTGCCTTTGATTAAACCATTGGCGGCCAACCCGGCCGCGATGGTCGGCCCAAAGGTTGCGGAGCCATCAAGCAGCTTGGCGGTGCCGCCACCGGGCATGCCCAGCACTGCGGAGGTGATGCCTTCACCGACCATCAGGAAGGGGATGCCCACCATAGCCCCCAGTGAGTGGCCAATAAAAGCGACCTGTGAGGTGTCGATATCGCTTACTCCATCCTCATCATAATCCAGTTCAGCGAGTGAGCGCTGTAGGCTAAGAAGATCAGCCACCGCCTGGCGCATATTATCTCGGCTGGTAAGTGGGCTGCTCAGGTTTATAAAGTGGCTTCCAGAGCGGTCGATAAGGCCATCCGGCCCTGGTGCACGGGTTGTATTATTAACCAGGTCGAGGTTGAAGGTGCGCTCCAAGTTCTCATTATAAAATGCCGCTGTACCGTCCGTTTCACTATGGATTAAACCGTGCAGTGGCAGATCAATCGCTACTGCTGCATAACCTATTGAGGCTAGCGTATCAGCCACGCCAAGCAGCGAGGTTCGATTGGCAGTAATACCGTGTTGGAAAATGACCACCGGCCAACCAGCAGCCGGTTTATCACCATTGGGAATAGTCACCAGCAGCGGTACCGTTTGATCGCCCGTTGCAACTGGGGTTGGGTTGTATTGCGTTAGATGGCTGCCACCAACCCCTTGCCAATAACGTGTATTAGAGGCCAGCGGGTCGCCGGTTGACGGTGCTGTCAGATAATAAGGTAGGATCATGGTGCCCGCATAAATTGAGGCCGCGGCTAAGGGTGTATCTTGAGTGGTATCCGCGAGAAGTGTTGTGGGTATTTCTGCGAGATCAACGAGCTCTTTAACGCGCATGAGCACGTCAGATATTGACTGGGTGGTAAAGCACCAGCTAAGGATGATCTCATTTCGCAGTAGGTCACCTTCAAACTCCACGGCGGCCACCTCTGCCGCAGCTGTCAGCTGGCGCAGTGGCTCCAACGCCTGCGCTTTTTCGTCGTCCAGCGCACTAAACAGGCTGGTGCCGCTACTGTCTATCAGGGGCGTTGTGGCTTTGGCAAAACTGTAGACCATATCCGCTTTTAGCGGCTGGCCATTTTCATCCGAAATTTGGTTGGTTAGCACCACCAGATAACTTGTTTTTTCAGAGAGTGCCGCTAACGGGGTAATCATCAGCTGGGTTTTGTTGCTATCAACACTCACCATAAATTCGCTGTTAGATAATTTACGAGTGATTGAGGTGACCGCCCCCGCAGTACCTGAAAGTGTCACCTCAAACAGTCTCACGGTATTGGCAGCAATCAGTGTTGTCTCATCAACGGCATGACTAAAGCGAGTGGTAAGGGGGCTCATTGTAGAGAAACCGTCTAAGGTATTCAGTGCCTCTTTGACCACAGCATCACTGTTGCTGCTGTCAAAAGGGATATTCAAAGTGCCATCCAGCGTACCTTTGAAGAGCAGATTATTGGGATAGGGGATGATGCTTTCAGCGGGATTGAAGAGTGCATAACTCGATAGCGAAGCGGAAGAGGTATCAATGTTATCTTGCAGGGTGGTATCACCCTCGTTACAACCACTGAGTAGTAGGCTACCAAAAATTAGTGTCGCCAGATTTAGTTTTTTCATCTTGATGCCTCCGCCTAAAATGACCAGTTGAGTTGCGCACTTAAGATATTTACCGTGGCCTCATACTCACCGCTCAGGGTGTGGTTGATGGTTGATACACTGCTTTCGAAGCTGTGGTCTGAGCCACTATCGTCTACAAACAGGTGGGCGTAACCCACATCAACACTCAAATGGTTATCAATCTGGTAACCGAAACCAAAAGCCAGCCAGAGGCGGTCACTGCCCGGTATGCGAGGGGTGCGGTGTATATCGTCGGGTATCGGGGTTTCATCGTATGCGATGCCACTGCGCAACAGCAACCCACTGTTAAGCTGGTAGTTAAGCCCTACGGCATAGCGGCTGCTGTCTTGCCAGTTTTCGGTGGTGACTGAGTCAGCTTGAGCGGAATCGTATTTAATACGCAGCTCTTGAAAGCGGCTCCAGCGAGTATAGCTCCAGTCAAAAAGAAGGGTGAATCGGTCTATTTGATGGGTAAAACTAAGTGAGGTACTTTCGGGTAGTGTGACGGTACTGCTTAAACCTGTATCGACAAAGCTCCCCCCTGCGGTAAGAAATGCCATATTACTGGGCACAGTAAAATCGGCATCACCCCTAACATTATGTGTGATTTTGGAGCGGTAGGAGAAGCCCACACGTGTTTTAGGCTGGAGTTTGTAGAGCAGGCCAAAGTTATAACCCCAGTTAAAACCATCCGCTTCCAGCTCAGCAAAGCCATCTCGCTGCTGGGGGTGGTCGGCATCTTGCGCGGCACACGTAGCTGCCGGCAGGGTGCCTGAGCAAATTGAGCCAAAATCAATCGCATTGCTCAGTTCGATATGAATATATTGACCATTGATGCCAGCGCCAAGAGAGAGTCTATCATCTATTTTCCACGCTAGGCTTGGGTTGAAATTAACACTCATTACCTTTGATTTCACTGCGTGGTAACGGCCTACCCAGTCATCATTGTAGGAGGTCTCCATGCCGTATGGCACGTTAATGCCAAAGCCAAACATCACCTTGTCATCCAACCTTTTGCTGTAGTAAAGGTTGGGGATGATGCCGTCGACTCCCTGCCCACGGCTGTCACTCCCCAGCAGAGGGTCGCCACTCGCGGTGGTGGAGCCACTGTTGGTGAAATCGCCCCGGGGGCGCACCCAATGAATAGCGCCACTTATCTGCTCATCCCCCAGCTCTGTCATGCCCGCAGGGTTAAAGTAGATGGTGGAACCATCTTCAGCAATCGCCGCTGCACCCGCGTAGGCGTTGCCCATACCGCTGGCAGAGTGCTCTATTAGGGCAAAGCCAGCACTGTGGGCGGCCATACTGGAAAGCAGCAACCCGCTGTAGAGTGGCAGTGTAAGTAGTAACGATCGGCTCATATTTTCTCCTTGCGATAGCCGGGGTGGCTTCTGGTGGTCTGGGGTATCAACGGCAACATAAGTCAGCTTAATGCCCTTGATAGAGCTGTTCAATCTGCTCAGTAAATTTCGTTATCACTTTTTCTCGCTTTATCTTAAGTGTGGGTGTGAGTAGATCATTTTCGATACTCCACGGCTCCAGGCTTATATGTATCCGCCGAATTTGTGCGTAACCCGGGAAGTTAGATAATCTCTGGTTGAGGCGGGCTAAACAGTGGCGGTGTAACTGCTTATCCATCAGCACCTCTGGGGCTTTGGGGTCAAGACCCAGCTGCCCCGCGAGGTATTGCCAGGCATCATGTTCTAATACCAATAGCGCGCTGAGGTAGGGCTTTCCTTCGCCAATCACAACCGTTTGAGAGAAGAGTGGTTCAAGCGTTATTGCACCTTCCATATTGCCCGGTGGCACCTTTTCACCATTTGCCAATACCAGAATCTCTTTAATACGCCCGGTAAGGTAGAGGTGGCCATTATCATCAATAGTGGCTTTGTCGCCGGTGCGTAACCAGCCATCTTCGGTAAAGGTCTCTTTATTGGCTTGCTCATCTCTCCAGTAGCCCGCCATAACGCTGGGGCTGCGGGTTTGCAGCTCATCATTTTCACCGATGCGCACCTCCACGCCCGCAAGGGCCAGGCCAATGCTGTCGGGAATGTTGTCGTCAGGCCGGTTAACCGAAATGACCGGACTTGACTCTGTTAAACCATAACCTTGGTAGAGCGGTGTGCCTAGGCTGATAAAAAGCTGCGCAACATCCCTGTTTAAAGGTGCGCCACCACAAATGGCATAACGAAGTCGACCGCCCAGCTTGGCAAGAATCTTACTGGCTACCAGCGACTGCAATAGTGGCCAAAGCAGTAGTTTGGGTGACCACTTTTTTCGCCCCTGGCGATGCTCAAAATAGTCCCAGCCAACCTGTTTAGTGAGTTTGAAGAGAGTGCGCATCAAACGGCTTTTCTTCTCAACGCCACTGTTTATTTTTTGGTAAACGCGCTCATAAATGCGCGGCACAGATATGATGACCGTTGGCTTAATCATCAAAAAATCATCTGCTAGTTGCTGATTAGAACGGGAATAGACCACTTCAGCACCGGCCATCATCGGCATTAGATAGCCATCTGTGCGCTCAAGCATATGTGAAAGTGGCAAAAAGGAGAGAAACCGGTCGCTGGAGCTAATATCACCGCACGAGAGTGCAGCCCATGCATTGTGAATAATATTTTGATGGCTGAGCATCACCCCTTTAGGCCGCCCCGTGGTACCGGAAGTGTAGACAATGGTGGCCAGTGTATCGGCGGCGACAGGTGTGGTAATCAGCTCGCCGCTACGGCCAAACAACCAACTGACCAGTGACTTCAGGCGCGTATCATCGGGGTTATCCTCCTCATTGATTCGTTGCACACTGATAATGCGTTGCAGCGAGGGGAGTGGTTGCTTGATGATCTGAAAGGGTGCCCAGTGGCGGCGGTCTTGTACCAGTAGCAGCTTCGCCTCTGTCTGCTCCAGTATGTAGGCAACATTGTCGGGGCGATCATCTGCAAAAATAGGTACGGTGATGAGTCCAAGCCCCAGTGCGGCCTGGTCAAATACGATCCAGTTACGGCAATTTTTCAACATAATGGCCACCCGGTCGCCCGGTTGCAACCCTTCTGATTGAAGCGCCTCCTGCCAGTGACCCACCTCAATGGCCATCTGCTGCCAGCTGCTTTTTTGCCACGATTGGCTCGCTACATCGTATTGCTGATAGGCTATTTTTTCCGGATTCATCTCCACCCGCAGACGAAAAAGCTCTGAGATGGTGGGTGCGTGGTCGGGAGGGATAGTCACCGTTTCCATAAGAAAACTCCAACAGTTAAGCGGGGGTGTTATCAATACACCGAGGGTTAATTTTCATTACCTGACAGGTTTAACCATGTTGCTGAACACGAGCCACATAGCTCATGATGAACTCCATAATCTCCAGGCGATTGTAAGCTTGTTGCAGTGAATCCCCCCACACGGTCAAGCCATGCTGGCGAATCATCAACGCAGAAATATCAGGTGATTGTTGCATAAAACTCTGCTCGATTTCAGTAGCAATCCGGGTAACCTCTAACCGGTTATCAAACAGCGGCAATCTTACCTCAGGTGATTGCAACCAGACCCCCATGCCTTTAATCATCTCCAGTGGGGGTAGTTGCAGTGATGGCTCATGACACCCCTGTGTTGCAATGCAAGCATCTACGGTATGTACATGCAGGCAGCAGCACGCCTCTGGAAACAGCCGGTAAATTACCTGGTGAATAGCCACTTCGGCGGAAGGCTTGTCGTCGCTCGATGTAGATTCGATCACTTGGCCATTGGTCATCGCAAGCCGCAAAAAATCATCTTCCGCCAGCGCACCTTTGGGTTTTCCACTTGCCGTTATCCAAAAACTATCGGCTTGCTTATTGTCACGGGCGCTCAAGTTGCCCGCTGTGCCCGCCATCCAGCCACGGCTGTGAAATATTTTACCCATTTTCGCCAACGCATCACGCGTTTCAAATTGATCAAATAGGGTCGCCATGCGCCGGTTATGACCTTGAGCTGTTTCTGTGGCGAGAGTGTTCTGGCTTACCACCCACCGGTTTACGTGGCGGCCTGCGCTCTATTTTTATCGCCGGTTTTGGTGTGATCAAAAGTTCTGAATCGATCGCAGTGTAGGGGATCTTGTGGCCAATAAAGGCTTCAATGTCTGGCTGATAAAAAGAGTAATTTTCGCACGCCATACTGATGGCAACACCCGAAGCACCCGCACGGGCGGTTCGGCCAATACGGTGTACATAGTCTTCGCAATCTTGTGGCAGATCAAAATTTATAACATGGGTTATATTGGGAATGTGCAGCCCCCGTGCAGCCACATCCGTTGCCACTAGAAAAGGCAACTCTCCAGTGGTGAATTGCGCGAGTAGCTGTTGGCGTTTTTTCTGTGGAACATCCCCCGAAAGGATCGCCGCCTTATACCCATTGCCCAGCAAATAGGCATAAATTTTCTCTGTGACACGCTTGGTATTGCTGAAAATAATGCACTGCGTAGGTTGGTAGCGTTTTAAAACCCCTAGCAACAGAGGTATTTTTTCATCATTGGCAGGGAAAAATATCATCTCCTCGACCTGCTTTGCGGTTACCTGCTCTGCCTCGATGGCAACATGCTGTGGGTTATTCATATGCTCGTAAGCAAGCTCAGTAACACGCAGTGGCATCGTCGCTGAAAAGAGCATGCTGAGTCGCTTTTCGGGTCGTGGGCAGCGGCGCAATAGAAAGCGTATATCTTTAATAAAGCCGAGATCAAACATTCGGTCAGCCTCATCCAACACTACCGCCTGTATCATGCGCAGATCAAATACATGCTGTTTGAAGTAATCAATGGTGCGCCCGGGTGTACCAATGAGAATATCGACTCCACTCTGTACCTGTTCCCGCTGGCTCTGATAGCCAGTGCCGCCGTAAATGGCGTGACAAGTTATGTCGGCATGTCTGGCTAACGCAACAGCATCTTTATGAATCTGGATGACCAGCTCACGGGTGGGTGCAAGAATCAAAACCCCGGGTTGATTCTTGCGGCGCTCGCCACACACCGGCGCTGTTAACAGTCGGTTCATCACCGACAGCAGAAAGGCTGCCGTTTTCCCGGTGCCTGTTTGCGCCTGCCCCATTACATCTTGGCCAGCCAAGGTGAGCGGCAAGGTGGTCGCCTGGATTGGTGTACAATAATCAAAGCCCTCTTCTGCGGCTGCTTGCATTAACGGCACAGCTAAAGGCAATGAATTCAACGGGGTATCGCTTAAGTGATTCTCGCTCATCAGATAAGAATAACAGAGTTCGATGAAATTGGGCTTGAAATAATGGCGATAATGGGCTTAGATGTTTACCTAAGTGGCGCGATTTAAAATGCGCCATACAAGACCAAATTAAAAATAACGGGAGATCGCTAAGTGAGTGAACATATCGTTCATGTGACTGATGATAATTTTGACGCTGAAGTAATTAACAGTGAAGGCCCTGTGCTGGTTGACTACTGGGCTGAGTGGTGCGGTCCCTGCAAAATGATTGCGCCGATTCTCGATGAAATTGCAGGCAGTTACACGGGTAAAATCAAAATTACCAAACTCAATATTGATGACAACCCAAATACTCCACCTAAATATGGTATCCGTGGCATTCCCACCTTAATGATATTCAAAGGTGGCAATGTTGAGGCAACAAAGGTTGGCGCACTTTCCAAGTCACAACTGACCGCCTTTATCGACAGCAATATTTGAATGTAACTCTATTACCTGCGCGTCCTGTATTAGTTTTTCTGGACGTGCGGGTTTTATCGTGCTAGCTTAACCAAAGTTTATCAATCTAGAAAGTTACCTCCCGCTTCTCCCATTTGGTCATGCCGACCATCCCACATACAAGCATACTCCGCAGACATATATGAATCTAACTGAACTCAAAAACACACCGGTCACAGAGCTGGTTAAACTGGCCCAATCCATGGGTATCGATGGCACAGGACGTGCTCGAAAACAGGAGCTGGTCTTTTCAATCCTCAAAGCTCACGCTAAAAGCGGTGAAGATATCCACGGCGATGGGGCGCTAGAAATTTTACAGGATGGTTTTGGCTTCCTGCGTTCTGCCAATGGTTCTTACTTAGCAGGCCCGGATGATATATACGTTTCACCCAGTCAGATTCGGCGCTTCAATTTGCGTACAGGGGATACGGTTTCGGGCAAGATTCGCCCACCGAAAGATGGGGAGCGTTACTTCGCACTACTCAAGGTCAACCAAATCAACTTTGAGTCGCCCGATGTCGCTAAAAATAAAGTAGTCTTTGAGAACTTGACTCCACTGCATGCAGAAGAGCGCCTCAAGTTGGAAGCGGGTAACGGCAGCACAGAAGACATTACTGCCCGGGTAATTGACCTTGCATCACCGATCGGCAAAGGACAGCGTGGACTCATTGTCTCACCACCTAAGTCGGGTAAAACCATGATGTTGCAAAACATCGCCCAATCCATTGCCCACAACCACCCAGAGTGTTACCTGATCGTCCTACTGATCGATGAGCGCCCTGAGGAGGTGACCGAGATGGAACGCTCTGTTCGTGGAGAGGTTATCTCATCCACTTTTGATGAGCCTGCCACACGTCATGTGCAAGTCGCTGAAATGGTCATCGAAAAAGCCAAGCGCTTGGTTGAACATAAAAAAGATGTTGTGATTCTTCTCGACTCAATTACGCGTCTGGCTCGCGCTTATAATACCGTGATCCCTTCATCAGGCAAGGTGCTCACCGGGGGTGTCGATGCCAATGCCCTGCACCGTCCCAAGCGCTTCTTTGGTGCTGCACGTAATATTGAAGAGGGTGGCTCACTCACCATCATCGCTACCGCACTGGTTGAGACCGGCTCCCGCATGGATGATGTGATCTACGAAGAGTTTAAAGGCACCGGTAACATGGAAGTGCACTTGAGCCGCAACATTGCTGAAAAACGCATCTATCCAGCGATTAATATTAATCGCTCAGGCACGCGCCGTGAAGAGAAGCTTACCGA
Coding sequences within it:
- the ntrC gene encoding nitrogen regulation protein NR(I), producing the protein MTEGHIWIVDDDRSIRWVLEKALKQAGHQTTSFEKATGVMASLEQSQPDVLITDIRMPGMDGLSLLDKINSHYPELPVIVITAHSDLDSAVSAYKGGAFEYLPKPFDIDEATELVERALRHRQPRVSASTEIVGNSPEIIGEAPSMQEVFRAIGRLSNSKMTVMINGESGTGKELVAQALHRHSPRTKMPFIALNTAAIPKDLLESELFGHERGAFTGAQSQRKGRFEQADGGTLFLDEIGDMPAELQTRLLRVLADGEFYRVGGHTPIKVDVRIIAATHQHLENHVAKGLFREDLFHRLNVIRIHIPSLRDRREDIPLLAQHFLQSAANELEVEPKILDKAAASFITRLDWPGNVRQIENACRWLTVMSPGQVITVEDLPPELREESLSKNSHNEDWENVLRRWATHQLQEGNSALLDEATPRFEKIMIETALTHSGGHRQDAAKLLGWGRNTLTRKIKELGLESS
- a CDS encoding DEAD/DEAH box helicase; amino-acid sequence: MQAAAEEGFDYCTPIQATTLPLTLAGQDVMGQAQTGTGKTAAFLLSVMNRLLTAPVCGERRKNQPGVLILAPTRELVIQIHKDAVALARHADITCHAIYGGTGYQSQREQVQSGVDILIGTPGRTIDYFKQHVFDLRMIQAVVLDEADRMFDLGFIKDIRFLLRRCPRPEKRLSMLFSATMPLRVTELAYEHMNNPQHVAIEAEQVTAKQVEEMIFFPANDEKIPLLLGVLKRYQPTQCIIFSNTKRVTEKIYAYLLGNGYKAAILSGDVPQKKRQQLLAQFTTGELPFLVATDVAARGLHIPNITHVINFDLPQDCEDYVHRIGRTARAGASGVAISMACENYSFYQPDIEAFIGHKIPYTAIDSELLITPKPAIKIERRPPRKPVGGKPEHSRHRNSSRS
- a CDS encoding DUF2892 domain-containing protein gives rise to the protein MITHITRTMAGTFILLSLLLGVESSPVFQHQNWLWLTLFVGINLFQSGLTHWCLMDKILAKMGFSK
- the rho gene encoding transcription termination factor Rho → MNLTELKNTPVTELVKLAQSMGIDGTGRARKQELVFSILKAHAKSGEDIHGDGALEILQDGFGFLRSANGSYLAGPDDIYVSPSQIRRFNLRTGDTVSGKIRPPKDGERYFALLKVNQINFESPDVAKNKVVFENLTPLHAEERLKLEAGNGSTEDITARVIDLASPIGKGQRGLIVSPPKSGKTMMLQNIAQSIAHNHPECYLIVLLIDERPEEVTEMERSVRGEVISSTFDEPATRHVQVAEMVIEKAKRLVEHKKDVVILLDSITRLARAYNTVIPSSGKVLTGGVDANALHRPKRFFGAARNIEEGGSLTIIATALVETGSRMDDVIYEEFKGTGNMEVHLSRNIAEKRIYPAININRSGTRREEKLTDPEELQKMWILRKLLHSMDEIVAMEFLIDKMKETKNNDAFFDSMKRP
- the trxA gene encoding thioredoxin TrxA produces the protein MSEHIVHVTDDNFDAEVINSEGPVLVDYWAEWCGPCKMIAPILDEIAGSYTGKIKITKLNIDDNPNTPPKYGIRGIPTLMIFKGGNVEATKVGALSKSQLTAFIDSNI
- the mtnB gene encoding methylthioribulose 1-phosphate dehydratase, with translation MATLFDQFETRDALAKMGKIFHSRGWMAGTAGNLSARDNKQADSFWITASGKPKGALAEDDFLRLAMTNGQVIESTSSDDKPSAEVAIHQVIYRLFPEACCCLHVHTVDACIATQGCHEPSLQLPPLEMIKGMGVWLQSPEVRLPLFDNRLEVTRIATEIEQSFMQQSPDISALMIRQHGLTVWGDSLQQAYNRLEIMEFIMSYVARVQQHG
- a CDS encoding Ig-like domain-containing protein; the encoded protein is MKKLNLATLIFGSLLLSGCNEGDTTLQDNIDTSSASLSSYALFNPAESIIPYPNNLLFKGTLDGTLNIPFDSSNSDAVVKEALNTLDGFSTMSPLTTRFSHAVDETTLIAANTVRLFEVTLSGTAGAVTSITRKLSNSEFMVSVDSNKTQLMITPLAALSEKTSYLVVLTNQISDENGQPLKADMVYSFAKATTPLIDSSGTSLFSALDDEKAQALEPLRQLTAAAEVAAVEFEGDLLRNEIILSWCFTTQSISDVLMRVKELVDLAEIPTTLLADTTQDTPLAAASIYAGTMILPYYLTAPSTGDPLASNTRYWQGVGGSHLTQYNPTPVATGDQTVPLLVTIPNGDKPAAGWPVVIFQHGITANRTSLLGVADTLASIGYAAVAIDLPLHGLIHSETDGTAAFYNENLERTFNLDLVNNTTRAPGPDGLIDRSGSHFINLSSPLTSRDNMRQAVADLLSLQRSLAELDYDEDGVSDIDTSQVAFIGHSLGAMVGIPFLMVGEGITSAVLGMPGGGTAKLLDGSATFGPTIAAGLAANGLIKGSSEYEGFMAATQMVLDSADPLNYTQLTGYGIHMIEVVGGNSSPPDQVIPNDVLNVAGTVPSPTAGTDPLWRAMGLTVTTSTSSAVSLQTITRFNAGHHSSLLTPNDALGSEDPLSAQVFSEMQGQIGSFIANGGSTLEVTNGAVLE
- a CDS encoding long-chain fatty acid--CoA ligase; the protein is METVTIPPDHAPTISELFRLRVEMNPEKIAYQQYDVASQSWQKSSWQQMAIEVGHWQEALQSEGLQPGDRVAIMLKNCRNWIVFDQAALGLGLITVPIFADDRPDNVAYILEQTEAKLLLVQDRRHWAPFQIIKQPLPSLQRIISVQRINEEDNPDDTRLKSLVSWLFGRSGELITTPVAADTLATIVYTSGTTGRPKGVMLSHQNIIHNAWAALSCGDISSSDRFLSFLPLSHMLERTDGYLMPMMAGAEVVYSRSNQQLADDFLMIKPTVIISVPRIYERVYQKINSGVEKKSRLMRTLFKLTKQVGWDYFEHRQGRKKWSPKLLLWPLLQSLVASKILAKLGGRLRYAICGGAPLNRDVAQLFISLGTPLYQGYGLTESSPVISVNRPDDNIPDSIGLALAGVEVRIGENDELQTRSPSVMAGYWRDEQANKETFTEDGWLRTGDKATIDDNGHLYLTGRIKEILVLANGEKVPPGNMEGAITLEPLFSQTVVIGEGKPYLSALLVLEHDAWQYLAGQLGLDPKAPEVLMDKQLHRHCLARLNQRLSNFPGYAQIRRIHISLEPWSIENDLLTPTLKIKREKVITKFTEQIEQLYQGH
- a CDS encoding outer membrane protein transport protein; translated protein: MSRSLLLTLPLYSGLLLSSMAAHSAGFALIEHSASGMGNAYAGAAAIAEDGSTIYFNPAGMTELGDEQISGAIHWVRPRGDFTNSGSTTASGDPLLGSDSRGQGVDGIIPNLYYSKRLDDKVMFGFGINVPYGMETSYNDDWVGRYHAVKSKVMSVNFNPSLAWKIDDRLSLGAGINGQYIHIELSNAIDFGSICSGTLPAATCAAQDADHPQQRDGFAELEADGFNWGYNFGLLYKLQPKTRVGFSYRSKITHNVRGDADFTVPSNMAFLTAGGSFVDTGLSSTVTLPESTSLSFTHQIDRFTLLFDWSYTRWSRFQELRIKYDSAQADSVTTENWQDSSRYAVGLNYQLNSGLLLRSGIAYDETPIPDDIHRTPRIPGSDRLWLAFGFGYQIDNHLSVDVGYAHLFVDDSGSDHSFESSVSTINHTLSGEYEATVNILSAQLNWSF